Genomic DNA from Thermotoga petrophila RKU-1:
TCAGGCTGAGCTCCATGAAGGCGATACTTACAGGATTCTCATCATCTGTGATCACAAACGGTTTGGCGTATTCTCTGATCGCTTCCGCACGCTTTGCCACAACAACAGGTATAGCGTACTTGTATGGTATCTTCTTCAACAGTTCATCGTACCTGAGATTGAACTTCACCATCTTTTCCATCCTTTCACCTCCATCTTGAAGCGTTCTATCCTCTCTTGATTTCTGGTGACTTTCGCTCTTTCGGACCTCACAATCGACATGACCATCTCTACAGCATCTTCGAGATTTTCGTTTATCACGATGTAATCGAACTCATCCATGAACATGAGTTCCCACTTGGCATTTTCGAGTCTTACAAGCACGTCCGCTTCTCTCTCCGTTCCCCTTTTGAGGATGCGCTCCCTCAGATCCGCATAGGATGGAGGAGCCACGTAAATGAACACCGCGTTTGAGTATTTCTTCTTTACCGAGAGAGCACCCTGAACGTCTATGTCGAGTACAACATCTTTTCCTTCATTGATATGAGATTCCACAAAGGAGCGAAGGGTCCCATAGAGATGGCCGTGGAC
This window encodes:
- a CDS encoding DNA-directed RNA polymerase subunit omega; its protein translation is MEKMVKFNLRYDELLKKIPYKYAIPVVVAKRAEAIREYAKPFVITDDENPVSIAFMELSLNYIRIKNEEILKALIPKVK
- the gmk gene encoding guanylate kinase, encoding MKGQLFVICGPSGAGKTSIIKEVLKRLDNVVFSVSCTTRPKRPHEEDGKDYFFITEEEFLKRVERGEFLEWARVHGHLYGTLRSFVESHINEGKDVVLDIDVQGALSVKKKYSNAVFIYVAPPSYADLRERILKRGTEREADVLVRLENAKWELMFMDEFDYIVINENLEDAVEMVMSIVRSERAKVTRNQERIERFKMEVKGWKRW